Genomic window (Vibrio pomeroyi):
AACCCTGAACAGTCTCTTAAGATCATGGAAACTTTGGTTGAAGCAGGTGCTGATGCGCTTGAACTGGGTATCCCATTCTCTGATCCACTGGCTGATGGCCCAACAATCCAGGGCGCAAACATTCGTGCGTTAGATTCTAAAGTAACGCCAGATGTGTGTTTTGATCTTATTGGTCAAATTCGCGCTAAATACCCAGAGCTGCCAATCGGCCTACTGATGTACGCGAACTTGGTTTACGCACGTGGTATAGAAAATTTTTACGAACGCTGCGCAAAAGCAGGTATCGATTCAGTATTGATTGCTGATGTACCAACCAACGAGAGTGGCGAGTTTGTTGCTGCAGCGAAGAAGTTTGGTGTTCACCCAATCTTTATTGCTCCACCAACAGCAAGCGATAAAACACTTCAATCAGTTTCTGAGCTAGGTGGCGGTTACACATACCTACTTTCTCGCTCAGGCGTAACGGGTGCAGAAACCAAGGCAAACATGCCTGTGACTGCCCTACTTGATCGTTTGAACAAATTTGATGCGCCACCAGCACTGCTTGGTTTCGGTATCTCTGCTCCTGAACAAGTGAAAGAAGCGATTGTAGCGGGTGCTGCAGGTGCTATCTCTGGCTCAGCCGTTGTGAAAATCATTGAAAACAACGTTGAACAACCAGAAGCAATGCTTAAAGCATTGGCTGAGTTTGTAACGCCAATGAAAACTGCAACACAGAAGTAATCTTTAGCATTCGCTAAACACGACTTTGGATTCTAAAAGGCACCACAGATGTGGTGCCTTTTTTATTGCTGCCAGAAAAGCTCGCTAATCATCCACTTTCATCGCTTTCTTAATCGCAGCCTCATTGAGTGTCGCTTTAATTGGATCAGTGATTTTATCCACCAAGTCGACAGGCATTGGGAATACGATGGTTGTGGTGCGTTCATTCGCGACCTCGGTTAATGTCTGCATATAACGTAACTGAATGGCGTTGGGCGCTTTGTTCAATACTTCTGCGGCTTCTCTTAGCTTAGTGGATGCCTCTAACTCACCCGTAGCATGTATCACCTTAGCTCGACGAGAACGTTCCGCCTCTGCTTGTTTCGCAAGTGCTCGCACCATACTGTCATCAAGATCAACATGCTTGATCTCGACATTGGCAATCTTAATTCCCCAATTATCGGTGTGTTGATCCAGTATCGATTGTAAGTCTCTGTTGAGCTCTTCACGTTCAGACAGTAGCTCATCCAACTCATGCTGGCCTAGAACAGACCGTAACGTGGTTTGGGAGAGTTGGCTGGTGGCTTCGAGATAATTCTCAACGTTATTAATTGCCATCTTTGGATCAAGCACTCGGAAATAGACGACAGCATTGACCTTAACCGACACATTATCTCTGGTGATCAAATCTTGTGTTGGTACATCTAAAACGATAGTTCGTAGGTCGACTCGCACGATTTGTTGAATGAAAGGAATGATGATGATTAACCCCGGCCCTTTCACACCGTAAAAGCGCCCAAGGAAGAACACCACTGCACGCTCGTACTCGCGCAG
Coding sequences:
- a CDS encoding slipin family protein, with amino-acid sequence MFIHTIGIVIVLVILLIASMFRVLREYERAVVFFLGRFYGVKGPGLIIIIPFIQQIVRVDLRTIVLDVPTQDLITRDNVSVKVNAVVYFRVLDPKMAINNVENYLEATSQLSQTTLRSVLGQHELDELLSEREELNRDLQSILDQHTDNWGIKIANVEIKHVDLDDSMVRALAKQAEAERSRRAKVIHATGELEASTKLREAAEVLNKAPNAIQLRYMQTLTEVANERTTTIVFPMPVDLVDKITDPIKATLNEAAIKKAMKVDD
- the trpA gene encoding tryptophan synthase subunit alpha; its protein translation is MDRYQSLFTRLAEKNQGAFVPFVTVGDPNPEQSLKIMETLVEAGADALELGIPFSDPLADGPTIQGANIRALDSKVTPDVCFDLIGQIRAKYPELPIGLLMYANLVYARGIENFYERCAKAGIDSVLIADVPTNESGEFVAAAKKFGVHPIFIAPPTASDKTLQSVSELGGGYTYLLSRSGVTGAETKANMPVTALLDRLNKFDAPPALLGFGISAPEQVKEAIVAGAAGAISGSAVVKIIENNVEQPEAMLKALAEFVTPMKTATQK